One Paralysiella testudinis genomic window, AAAGGTTTAAAAACAGCTTATATTGCCGCAACCTGCTGCAAAAACAGCATGTTGCGGCACAGCATTTATTATATAAGGCTGCCTGAAACTTCATTAATACCCGACAAGGAAAACCCCATGTCCGGCCACTTCACCACCCGCAACACCGTATCGGTGCCGGGCAAACAAAACCAATGGCGTCAGGCCATCAGCGAAACCTATTTTCAGCTCGATGTGCGCTTTGCCAGCCACGAACACTTTGAAGGCAACCTGAACAGCTGGCAATTGGGCGACATCACCCTGTCGCAGCTGCAATCGGCACCGGCGGCCTATCTGCGCCTGCCGCAGCACTTGCAACACCTGCCCGGCGAAGAAGCATTTTTGCTCACCCTGCCACTGGATCAACCCGTGGCTTTCAGCCAAGTGCAACGGCAAATCGACTGCGCCGCCGGCAATTTTCTGTTGGAGCTGTCGCACGAGCCCTATCATTTCAGCTACGCCAAAGCCAACCGCCTGTGGGTGCTGAAAATCCCCCATCCCGTTATCAGCCGCCACCTGCACCTGCCCGAGCGCTATGTGGCGCAAAGCTGGAGCGGGCGCGACGGCGTGGGGCTGTTGTTGCAGCAATACCTGCACATGTGCGGTCAGCAATTGCAATACAACACCGACCCTGCCAGCCGCCAGCTGATGGGCAAACAACTGCTGGAGCTGTTTACCCATCTGGTGCAGCAAAGCGAACAACGCCTGCTCAGCCCCGCCAGCGACACCCGCCGCGCACATTTGCAGCGCATCGAACATTATGTGCGCCACCATCTAGACAATCCCGCATTGGATCCGCACACCGTGGCCGCCGCCTGCCATATATCCGTACGCTACCTGCACGACCTGTTCGGCGACACCGGCACCTCTTTCAGCCAATGGCTCAAACAACAGCGCCTGGCCACCGCCCACCACCTGCTCACCCGTCCCCATTTCCAGCAAACCCTGGCCGCCTTAGCCTACCAAGTGGGCTTCACCGATCAAGCCAACTTCTCCCGCGCCTTCAAACAGGCCTTCGGCCTCAGCCCCAAAGAAGTGCTGCAACAACAACGCACACAAACCGCCTGAAGGCGGTTTTGCTGCTTTACAGGCCAATCTAAACAATTAGGCTCAGCGCCCTTTTGCCCTAAGCCATTCATTTTGGCCACTTCATCACCGCCAACAACCTCGCAATTTGATGAATATCAGTATCATTGCAATCGAGCAATGATACAATTTGTCATTTTCAAGGTCGCGCCATTTATATGGATGCCGATATGCTGGTACTGAGTGATTTGGCTGAAATGTGGCGGCATCCGATTGAAGGAGAAGCCCTTGTGGCGGCAAAAGGCGGCAAGGAAATCGCCCGCTTGTGCACCAGTGTGTGGGATTGCGAAAAAGCGCGCCCATACTTGCCCAGTGTGCAAAATCAAATGGGTACTCAGCTCAGCCACAAATATTCCATTCCGCGCCTGCAAGCGGCTGGGCAAAAACACTGGTTCGACGGTGCCTTGCTCACGCACCCGCGCCAAGATTTAACCGACTTGTTCGACCAGTATTACCAAGAAGCTTTGGCTGCCGGCTACCGCTTGGAAAATTATGCTATTGAGCCTTTTGGCCCCTTCCCCAAAAAATCACAAGCAAACTATACCGGCAACGATGTTACCCGTGTGCGCAAACAAAAATCTTGGGTGTCGCGTACGTGGAAAGACATCAAAGAAAGCGTACGCGGCCAGTAAACAGACTCCCCATTCAGCACCCTAATCAGTTTCAAGGTGAACAGGCATCCATACCGTTCACCTTGAAATTTATTGGCACTCAATTCAAAACTTGCTTTCAGGCAGCCTACACATCATAAAATTTAGAGCCATACCGCATGAAACAACCTTTAACACACCCGTTTTTTATTATTGGCAATGCCGATGAACAACAGACACTCACCGAAACCGTCGGCGCCGATGATATTATTATTCGCTTCAACAACCCCAATCCCAGCTGCACCTTGCAGGCAGACTGGTTATTTCTGGCCAACGGCTATACCCAATGCCGTAAATTACAGCTGACCAACCAGCATTTGTTCAAGCCGGATATGGCCATTTTTTTCCGCTATTTCACCGCCG contains:
- a CDS encoding helix-turn-helix domain-containing protein; the protein is MSGHFTTRNTVSVPGKQNQWRQAISETYFQLDVRFASHEHFEGNLNSWQLGDITLSQLQSAPAAYLRLPQHLQHLPGEEAFLLTLPLDQPVAFSQVQRQIDCAAGNFLLELSHEPYHFSYAKANRLWVLKIPHPVISRHLHLPERYVAQSWSGRDGVGLLLQQYLHMCGQQLQYNTDPASRQLMGKQLLELFTHLVQQSEQRLLSPASDTRRAHLQRIEHYVRHHLDNPALDPHTVAAACHISVRYLHDLFGDTGTSFSQWLKQQRLATAHHLLTRPHFQQTLAALAYQVGFTDQANFSRAFKQAFGLSPKEVLQQQRTQTA